Part of the Tepiditoga spiralis genome, TAGCTATAAATCAACAAAATTCAAGTACAAATGAAATATTATCGGCTGTAAATGTATCTGTATCTTCCATTGAAAATATATCAGAAGAAGTAAATGAACTTTCAGAAGCAATAAAAGTTCAAGTCAATGTAGCTCAAAATGTTGGAGAAAATAGCATGGATTTATCAGAACTATCAAAAAAATTAGAAGATCAATTAGAAAAAACTTTCAAATTAAAAGAAGAAGAAAAAGAAGAAATTTTAAAAACTTTAAGCTTAAAAGTAAAAGCTTAAACTCAATAAAAAACATAAAGAACATTTTGTAAATATTGTATTAATGTGATACAATATTTATGGAGGTGATTTTAATGCTTGATGTTAAAGTAATAAATGCTGTAATTGAAGCTTTAACTGGAACATTTAAAGCGGCTTCTAAAACTACTATTAGTTTAGGAAAGCCCCAAATGCTTAGAGATATTGGTGATTCATTTCAAATAATAACAACAATTGGATTCAATGGTGTTCTTGAAGGAAACTTAATATACTCTATGCCTGAAGATGTTGCTGTAAGTATTGTAACTAATATGATGGGTGGAATGATGCAAATTGATAAAATAGATGATATGGCTCTCAGCGCTATCGGTGAACTTGCAAATATGATATCTGGTGCAATTGCTATATCACTTGAAAAAACTGGATTTCCAATAAATATAACTCCTCCTTCTGTTTTAAATGGAGAAAAAATATCTGTAAGTGTTCATGGAACAATTTTAAAGTTTCCTGGTAAACTCCTTGATGATAAAGAAATGGATGTATTTTTAGTTGTTAAATAAAAAAAGATGGCTATGCCATCTTTTTTTGTTATTTATTATTGAGATATTAATGTTCCTGTTTTACCTTCAATACCTTCTTTAGCTTTTTCAAGAGAGGTTATTAAAGCTTTTCTTCCTTTTTTTGATTTTGCAAACTTAACAGCTGCAGTTACTTTTGGAAGCATTGAACCAGGTGCAAAATGTCCTTCATTCATATACTTTTCTGCTTCTTCAACAGATAAATCACTTAACCATTTTTCATTTTCTTTTCCATAATTTATAGCTACCTTTTCAACAGCAGTTAAAATAATTAAGTAATCTGCATCCAAAATTTCTGCCATTTTTTCACTTGCAAAATCTTTATCTATTACTGCTGGAACGCCTATTAATGAGTTACCTTCTTGAACAACAGGAATTCCACCCCCACCAACAGTAATAACTATATGATCATTTTTTACTAAATCCATAACGGCTTCTTTTTCAGCAACATCAACAGGAATTGGAGAAGGAACAACTCTTCTATAACCTCTTCCAGCATCTTCAACCATTGTATAACCTCTTGTTTCTTTCAATACTTCAGCTTCTTCTTTTGTATAAAACGCTCCAACTGGTTTTGTTGGTTTTTCAAATGCTTTATCATTTTTATCTACAATAACTTGTGTAATTATAGTGGCAACTGGTTTCTTTATACCTCTATTCAAAAGTTCTTCTCTTAATGCATTTTGCAAATGATATCCTATATAACCTTGACTCATAGCTCCACATTCTGGAAATGGCATTGCAGGAGTTCCTGCATCTGATTTTGATGAAACTTCCATAGCAAGATTTATCATACCAACTTGTGGACCATTTCCATGGGCAATAACAACTTCATGACCTGCTTCTATTAAATCTGCAATAGGTTTTGCTGTGTGTTTAACCAATTTTAATTGTTCTTCTGGTGTTTTTCCCAAAGCATTTCCACCGAGTGCAACGACTATTTTATCTTTCATAATTATATTCCTCCTTATAGATTTCCAATAGTAGCAACCATAACAGCTTTAATGGTATGCATTCTATTTTCAGCTTCATCAAAAACCTTAGAATGTCTACTTCTAAATACTTCATCAGTAACTTCCATTGATTCAAGACCAAATTTTTCGAATATATCTTTACCTACAACTGTATTTTTATCATGGAATGAAGGTAAACAGTGTAAGAAGATAACATCATCATTTTCTGTTTTCTTTATCATTTCCATATTAACTTGATAATCTTTTAATAAATTAATTCTTTCTTCAAATTTGTCTTCTTCTCCCATTGAAACCCATACATCTGTATAGATAACATCTGCTCCTTTTACATCATCTACATTTTCTGTTAATGTTATTGTTGCTCCTGTTTCCTTTGCTACTTCTTTCATTTCATTTACAAGTTCTTCACTTGGCCATAATGATTTTGGTGCCAATGCAACAAAGTCCATTCCTGTTTTTGCTGCTCCTATCATTAATGAGTTTCCCATATTGTTTCTTGCATCTCCTACGAATACAAATTTTACTTTATTTAATGGTTTTGCTACATGTTCTTTTACTGTTAAAAAGTCTGCTAAGATTTGTGTTGGGTGGTATAAATCTGTTAACCCATTCCATACTGGTACTCCTGCATATTTTGCCAATGTTTCTACTGTTTCTTGTTTGAATCCTCTAAATTCTATTCCATCATAGAATCTTCCTAATACTTTTGCTGTATCTTCTATTGTTTCTTTCTTTCCCATTTGACTATTTGTTAAGTAAGTTACATTTGCTCCTTCATCATATGCTCCTACTTCAAATGCACATCTTGTTCTTGTTGATGACTTTTCAAATATTAATACTATATTTTTTCCTTCTAATAAGTTTCCTTTTATTCCTGCTCTTTTTTTTGCTTTTAAGTCCATTGATAAATCCAATAAGTATCTTATTTCCTCTGGTGTATATTCTTTTAATGTTAAAAAGTGTCTTCCTCTTAAGTTTACTGACATTGTATCCTTCCTCCTTCACTTTTTTTGTTGTGTTTTATTTTCAATATTTTTTATTTTAATTTTTGAGTTTTTAATGTTTGAGAACTATATTATTCTTCTCTAAATAGTGGCATACTCATACATCTTGGACCTCCACGTCCTCTTGAGAGTTCGCTTGATGGGATTTCGAGTATTTCTATTCCTGCTTCTTTAAATAATCTGTTGGTTACATAATTTCTATCATAAACTATTATCTTACCTGGAGCTATTGCCAATGCATTTGATCCATCATTCCATTGTTCTCTTTCTGCTGCTATTTCATCTGAGTCTCCACATCTTATTACCGTTGCTTTTTCTAATTCTAAGTGTCTTTTCAATATTTCTGATAGTTCTCCACTTTCTTCTGATACTGAATATCCTTTATCTTCTTTTCTCAATACAAATATTTTTATTATTCCTTCTAACTTTGGATGTACTACAAATTTGTCATAATCCAACATTGTAAATACTGTATCTAAGTGCATGTATGCTCTTGATTCTGGTATTAAAAATCCCAATATGCTTTCAAATGAATCTCCATATTTATGAAATATGTTGTTTGCTAATGCTTCTAGTGCTTCTGGATCTGTTCTTTGAGATATTCCAACTGCCAATGTCTTTTTGTTTAATACTAATACATCTCCACCTTCTAATGCGTATGGACAATCTTTTTCATAATACTTTGGTGTTCCTTTGTATTCTGGATGATTATTTATTACATATTCCATTAACATTGCTTCTCTTCTTCTTGCTGGTGTTCTCATTTTATTTATTGTTATTCCTTTTCCTATTGTTGCTGCTGGATCTCTTTGAAAGTATAAGTTTGGCATTGGATTTAAAAAGAAGGGTATTCCTAACTTGGCTTTTCTTACCTTTACTGAAAATATATCTTGTTTTAACTTCAATTCATTTGTTCTTACTCCTGCTATTAACTTGTCTACCATTTCTCTTGTACTCATTGAAGTTAACATCTCTATTAATGCTTCTCTTATATATTGATTGTTTATTTCTGATAGGTCTAAAAATTCTTTTACAAAGTCAAGTTTGTTATTTTGTGAGTCCATGGCTTCTACGAATAGATCTGTTACATACTTTACTTCTACGCCATTTTCTCTTAGAAGGTTGGCAAATGCATCGTGTTCCTCTTGTGCCTTTTTTAGGTAGGGTATATCATCAAACAGAAGATCTGCTAAGTAGCGTGGGGCTAAATTTTCTAATTCTTTTCCTGGCCGATGTAATAACACTCTCCGTAATTTCCCTATTTCACTATATACATTTATTTTCATATTATTTCCCCCTTACTAAAATAATTAAGTAACTTATTAAAGTCTCTTAAGTAATTTCATTATATTATTTAATTAAATAAAACACAACCTTATTTTTAGTCGTTTATAAAAAACTATTAGTAATAAAAAGACTTTTTTTAAAAAAATTTAAATTAAGCATAAAAACAATTAGAACATAAATTAAATATTATTTTTTAATAAAAATAATATTTAATTTATGTATATATTGTATTATCTTATGTTTAAAAATTTTAAATTTTCAAAAATAAAGCTTTGTTAAATAAAGAAATATTAATTTTAATATACTTTATATCATATTTTATATATTATATGATATAAAGTGTTTTATCTATTATTTTTTAATATAAAAGTAATATCATTTACATTAGTACCTGTTGGTCCAGTAAAAATTAAAGAATTTATTTTTTTTAAAGCATTGTAAGAATCATTATTTTTTAAAATTTTTTTCACATCAATATTTAATTCTTTCAAATTTTTTAAACTATTTCCATCAACAATTCCTCCTGCTGCATCTGTTGGTCCATCTGTTCCATCAGATGAAAATGAAGCAATAATCGTATCTTTAACTCCAGAAATATTTAATGCAGCAGTTAATGCTATTTCTTGATTCCTTCCACCTTTTCCGTTTCCTTTTACTTTAACAGTAGTTTCTCCTCCAAATATCAAACAAGTTGGTTCTTTTGACTCAAAATCTTTTGCTATATTTCCTATGAATTTTCCAGTTTCATCTGCATCTCCATTCATGCTTTTAACCATTATAATTGATTTATATCCAAGTAATTCTGAATTTTTTTTAACACTTTCACAAAATTTATTTATATCTCCTATTATGTGAGTTTCAATATTTTTTAATTTTTTAGGTGTTTCTATTTTTAAAGTTTCTAATATTTTTTTTGATATTTTTATATTATATTTTTCTATTATATTGAAAGCATCATTAGATGTAGTAAAATCTGGATATGCTGGTCCTGATGCTATTGTACTCAAATCATTTCCTAAAACATCAGATAATACAAGCGTCATTATCTTTGATTTCGTTAATTTTGCAAATTTCCCACCTTTTACCTTAGATAAATGTTTTCTAACTGTATTTATTTCTCTTATGTCTGCTCCTGATTTTAATAATTGTAAGTTTATTTCTTGCAACTCCTTTAAACTTATATTTTTTTCGGGTATTTCAAAAAGAGATGATCCTCCACCCGAAACTAAAAATAATAAAGTATCTTCTTCTTTTAAATTTGATGCAAATTCAATAGCTTTTTTAGTTGCTTTTATGGTATTTTCATCTGAAATTGGATGTCCTGCTTCATAAATATCAAAATTTTTAATACTTCCTTTTGAATGTTTATATTTAGTAATAATAATTCCTTTTTTTATTTTAGGTAATACTTTAAGTGCAGAATTAGCCATTTCCCATGCTGCTTTTCCTATTGCTAATGTATAAATATTCCCTTCAAATTTTTTATCTTTTAAAAAGTTTTCTACAGAAACATTTGGTAATACATCATTTATTGAATTTTTTATTATATTTAAAGCATCTTTTTTCATTTTAAAATCTCCTTTTTTAAATCTTTAAAAAGATTTTTCCACAATATTCTAAATTCAAAGTATTTTGGTGATAATTCTTTTGCTCTTAACTTTGCATAGTTAATAAATTCTTTAACTTCATTTTTTTCTAAAATATTTAATAATTTTTCTTCTGCATCTTTAAAATTTTTTTCTTCAAAAAACTCCCCAGGATATGGTTTTAGCTTTTCTATATCTATAGAATTTAATTCCTCAATATTTTTTGAATATTCAATCTTTTCTTTTTCATAAAAAAATCTCAAAATATCTTGTTTTAATTTACAAACATTAATTTTATTGCTTTCATTATATTCGGGAGGTAAATGAATTATATTTAAACTTTTATCTAAAAAAAAGGATAATCCTTCCATTTTTGCATTTATTAAATAATCTATA contains:
- the arcC gene encoding carbamate kinase, whose product is MKDKIVVALGGNALGKTPEEQLKLVKHTAKPIADLIEAGHEVVIAHGNGPQVGMINLAMEVSSKSDAGTPAMPFPECGAMSQGYIGYHLQNALREELLNRGIKKPVATIITQVIVDKNDKAFEKPTKPVGAFYTKEEAEVLKETRGYTMVEDAGRGYRRVVPSPIPVDVAEKEAVMDLVKNDHIVITVGGGGIPVVQEGNSLIGVPAVIDKDFASEKMAEILDADYLIILTAVEKVAINYGKENEKWLSDLSVEEAEKYMNEGHFAPGSMLPKVTAAVKFAKSKKGRKALITSLEKAKEGIEGKTGTLISQ
- the arcA gene encoding arginine deiminase; its protein translation is MKINVYSEIGKLRRVLLHRPGKELENLAPRYLADLLFDDIPYLKKAQEEHDAFANLLRENGVEVKYVTDLFVEAMDSQNNKLDFVKEFLDLSEINNQYIREALIEMLTSMSTREMVDKLIAGVRTNELKLKQDIFSVKVRKAKLGIPFFLNPMPNLYFQRDPAATIGKGITINKMRTPARRREAMLMEYVINNHPEYKGTPKYYEKDCPYALEGGDVLVLNKKTLAVGISQRTDPEALEALANNIFHKYGDSFESILGFLIPESRAYMHLDTVFTMLDYDKFVVHPKLEGIIKIFVLRKEDKGYSVSEESGELSEILKRHLELEKATVIRCGDSDEIAAEREQWNDGSNALAIAPGKIIVYDRNYVTNRLFKEAGIEILEIPSSELSRGRGGPRCMSMPLFREE
- the argF gene encoding ornithine carbamoyltransferase, which codes for MSVNLRGRHFLTLKEYTPEEIRYLLDLSMDLKAKKRAGIKGNLLEGKNIVLIFEKSSTRTRCAFEVGAYDEGANVTYLTNSQMGKKETIEDTAKVLGRFYDGIEFRGFKQETVETLAKYAGVPVWNGLTDLYHPTQILADFLTVKEHVAKPLNKVKFVFVGDARNNMGNSLMIGAAKTGMDFVALAPKSLWPSEELVNEMKEVAKETGATITLTENVDDVKGADVIYTDVWVSMGEEDKFEERINLLKDYQVNMEMIKKTENDDVIFLHCLPSFHDKNTVVGKDIFEKFGLESMEVTDEVFRSRHSKVFDEAENRMHTIKAVMVATIGNL
- a CDS encoding chemotaxis protein CheX; this encodes MLDVKVINAVIEALTGTFKAASKTTISLGKPQMLRDIGDSFQIITTIGFNGVLEGNLIYSMPEDVAVSIVTNMMGGMMQIDKIDDMALSAIGELANMISGAIAISLEKTGFPINITPPSVLNGEKISVSVHGTILKFPGKLLDDKEMDVFLVVK
- a CDS encoding glycerate kinase type-2 family protein codes for the protein MKKDALNIIKNSINDVLPNVSVENFLKDKKFEGNIYTLAIGKAAWEMANSALKVLPKIKKGIIITKYKHSKGSIKNFDIYEAGHPISDENTIKATKKAIEFASNLKEEDTLLFLVSGGGSSLFEIPEKNISLKELQEINLQLLKSGADIREINTVRKHLSKVKGGKFAKLTKSKIMTLVLSDVLGNDLSTIASGPAYPDFTTSNDAFNIIEKYNIKISKKILETLKIETPKKLKNIETHIIGDINKFCESVKKNSELLGYKSIIMVKSMNGDADETGKFIGNIAKDFESKEPTCLIFGGETTVKVKGNGKGGRNQEIALTAALNISGVKDTIIASFSSDGTDGPTDAAGGIVDGNSLKNLKELNIDVKKILKNNDSYNALKKINSLIFTGPTGTNVNDITFILKNNR